A window of Pantanalinema sp. contains these coding sequences:
- a CDS encoding ATP-grasp domain-containing protein, whose protein sequence is MSNHPLTFLCVMAATKGLYAEPFLRQAKELGCRILVLTNAKALGYDWPRDLIDELYAVKDIFDPVDVRNTVSYVARHEQIDRIVGLGEYDIEIASALREHLRLPGMGLSTSHYFRDKLAMRKRARFLGIPVPEFVHVLNYQAVGEFMQRVQGPWVLKPRTGASSLGIKKIDDPETLWRLLDTMGDQQSNHLLEQFLPGEVFHVDSIVDGRQVLFAVAHRYGTPILELHTVGGVYTTRGLERGTPDEVALQAINRQVIEGLGLHEGVTHIEYIKSAADGRFYFLEASARVGAGMIEDMVEAASGLNLWKEWAKIEVAQHREPYRMPEPRQGYAGVAICMTTIEHPNVSSYAAPGVRPLEPKPYHAGVLVQSDDPREVEAKVAQYARRLTQDFLAPAHA, encoded by the coding sequence ATGTCGAACCATCCCCTCACCTTCCTCTGCGTCATGGCCGCCACCAAGGGCCTGTACGCCGAGCCCTTCCTCAGGCAAGCCAAGGAGCTGGGCTGCCGCATCCTGGTCCTGACCAACGCCAAGGCCCTCGGCTACGACTGGCCGCGCGACCTCATCGACGAGCTCTACGCCGTCAAGGACATCTTCGATCCCGTCGACGTCCGCAACACCGTCAGCTACGTCGCGCGCCACGAGCAGATCGACCGCATCGTGGGCCTGGGCGAGTACGACATCGAGATCGCCTCGGCGCTGCGCGAGCACCTGCGCCTGCCCGGCATGGGCCTCAGCACCTCCCACTACTTCCGCGACAAGCTCGCCATGCGCAAGCGCGCCCGGTTCCTGGGCATCCCCGTGCCGGAGTTCGTCCACGTCCTCAACTACCAGGCCGTCGGCGAGTTCATGCAGCGCGTGCAGGGTCCCTGGGTCCTCAAGCCCCGCACCGGGGCCTCGTCGCTCGGCATCAAGAAGATCGACGACCCCGAGACCCTCTGGCGCCTCCTCGACACCATGGGCGACCAGCAGTCGAACCACCTGCTCGAGCAGTTCCTGCCGGGCGAGGTCTTCCACGTGGACTCGATCGTCGATGGGCGCCAGGTCCTGTTCGCGGTCGCCCACCGCTACGGCACCCCCATCCTCGAGCTTCACACCGTGGGCGGGGTCTACACCACCCGCGGCCTCGAGCGCGGCACCCCCGACGAGGTGGCCCTCCAGGCGATCAACCGCCAGGTCATCGAGGGGCTCGGCCTGCACGAGGGCGTCACGCACATCGAGTACATCAAGAGCGCGGCGGACGGTCGCTTCTACTTCCTCGAGGCCAGCGCCCGGGTCGGCGCCGGCATGATCGAGGACATGGTCGAAGCCGCGAGCGGCCTGAACCTCTGGAAGGAGTGGGCCAAGATCGAGGTCGCCCAGCACCGGGAGCCCTACCGCATGCCCGAGCCCAGGCAGGGCTACGCCGGGGTGGCCATCTGCATGACCACCATCGAGCACCCCAACGTCTCCAGCTACGCCGCCCCCGGCGTCCGGCCCCTCGAGCCCAAGCCCTATCACGCGGGCGTCCTCGTCCAATCCGACGACCCCCGCGAGGTCGAGGCCAAGGTCGCCCAGTACGCCCGGCGCCTCACGCAGGACTTCCTCGCCCCCGCCCACGCCTAG
- a CDS encoding NifU family protein has product MKVMKIEPTPNPNAVKMTLDGKVIEMGSRSFESASEAEGHSLAKSLFRMPEIKAVFFMPTFVTVTKDPEAEWGPLAEQVKGAIEAYAPEAAAPVQVAAPTSPEDAMLRKIEEVMDTRVRPALAGDGGGLEIVGYENYVLTIRYQGACGTCPSSISGTLRAIEHMLRVDVDPALSVVSAQ; this is encoded by the coding sequence ATGAAAGTCATGAAGATAGAGCCGACCCCCAACCCCAACGCCGTGAAGATGACGCTCGACGGCAAGGTGATCGAGATGGGGTCGCGATCGTTCGAGAGCGCGAGCGAGGCCGAGGGCCATTCGCTGGCGAAGTCCCTGTTCCGGATGCCCGAGATCAAGGCGGTGTTCTTCATGCCGACCTTCGTGACCGTGACCAAGGACCCCGAGGCCGAGTGGGGGCCTCTGGCCGAGCAGGTCAAGGGCGCCATCGAGGCCTACGCTCCGGAAGCGGCGGCCCCCGTGCAGGTCGCGGCGCCGACCTCCCCCGAGGATGCGATGCTTCGCAAGATCGAGGAGGTCATGGACACCCGCGTTCGGCCGGCGCTCGCGGGCGACGGCGGCGGCCTCGAGATCGTGGGTTACGAGAACTACGTCCTGACCATCCGCTACCAGGGCGCCTGCGGGACCTGCCCCAGCTCCATCTCGGGGACCCTGCGCGCCATCGAGCACATGCTGCGGGTGGACGTGGACCCGGCCCTGAGCGTCGTTTCGGCGCAGTAG
- a CDS encoding NAD-dependent epimerase/dehydratase family protein produces the protein MSSLRILITGGAGFVGSHSAERLVRAGHEVVVFDNLSTGKRENLSGLEVPLIEGDVRDHEAVSRVLSGGFDAVLHLAAVVSVPLSVADPLGSHETNAGGTLHVLEACRRHGVNKVVYASSAAVYGDQAPPLSETQPCEALSPYAAQKYANEIDAGVYARLFGIQTIGLRYFNIFGPRQDPKSPYSGVLSIFIDALKGGQAPTIFGDGSQTRDFVYVGDIAQANQRALEAPSSLSGEVFNVGTGIRTSVLEAYEAIARAMGLDLSPRFGPPREGDIQHSGANIEKITRLLSYRPEMPFNEGIRHTVESLTRAVEKPIHLG, from the coding sequence ATGTCATCGCTTCGAATCCTCATCACCGGCGGAGCGGGCTTCGTCGGCTCTCACTCCGCCGAGCGGCTCGTCCGGGCGGGCCACGAGGTGGTGGTCTTCGACAACCTCTCGACCGGCAAGCGCGAGAACCTCTCGGGCCTCGAGGTCCCGCTCATCGAAGGGGACGTGCGCGACCACGAGGCGGTGAGCCGCGTCCTGTCCGGCGGCTTCGACGCGGTACTCCACCTGGCCGCGGTCGTGTCGGTGCCCCTCTCGGTGGCGGATCCCCTCGGCAGCCATGAGACCAACGCCGGGGGCACGCTGCACGTGCTGGAGGCCTGCCGCCGCCACGGGGTGAACAAGGTCGTGTACGCGAGCTCGGCCGCGGTCTACGGCGACCAGGCGCCGCCGCTGAGCGAGACGCAGCCCTGCGAGGCGCTCTCGCCCTACGCCGCTCAGAAGTACGCCAACGAGATAGACGCCGGCGTGTACGCCAGGCTCTTCGGGATCCAGACCATCGGGCTGCGCTACTTCAACATCTTCGGCCCCCGCCAGGACCCCAAGTCGCCTTACTCGGGCGTGCTCTCGATCTTCATCGACGCCCTCAAGGGCGGCCAGGCCCCGACCATCTTCGGGGACGGCTCGCAGACCCGCGACTTCGTCTACGTGGGCGACATCGCCCAGGCCAACCAGCGCGCCCTCGAGGCGCCTTCGAGCCTCTCGGGCGAGGTCTTCAACGTGGGGACCGGCATCCGGACGAGCGTGCTCGAGGCCTACGAGGCGATCGCGAGGGCCATGGGCCTCGACCTTTCGCCTCGCTTCGGGCCGCCCCGCGAGGGCGACATCCAGCACTCGGGCGCGAACATCGAGAAGATCACCCGCCTGCTCTCCTACCGCCCCGAGATGCCCTTCAACGAGGGCATCCGCCACACGGTCGAATCACTGACGCGAGCAGTTGAAAAACCCATCCACTTAGGATGA
- a CDS encoding PfkB family carbohydrate kinase, translated as MSNITIVGSVALDSVRTPRGEVIEALGGSATHASMSASFFSPVNLVGVVGTDFPEEHVELFRSRRVNVEGLQRVEGKTFRWKGFYDEDLNTAHTLMTDLNVFADFQPKLPQNYAQSEYLFLGNIDPELQSLVLDQMERPKLVVCDTMNFWITSKRAALVETLKRVDIALLNEGEARQLCETNNLLKAAKRVLELGPKAVIIKKGEDGAMLVQDNGHIFISPTYPIEEVSDPTGAGDSFAGGFLGYLAYTDDLSNENLRRAIILGSVMASYNVEEFSCDRLRSVTHEEILKRYNVLRKMSGFEKLGDTFVPTVVA; from the coding sequence ATGAGTAACATCACCATCGTCGGATCGGTCGCGCTGGATTCCGTCCGGACCCCCCGTGGAGAAGTGATCGAGGCGCTCGGCGGTTCCGCCACCCACGCCTCCATGTCGGCGAGCTTCTTCTCGCCCGTCAACCTCGTGGGCGTCGTCGGCACCGACTTCCCCGAGGAGCACGTCGAGCTCTTCCGCAGCCGCCGCGTCAACGTCGAGGGCCTGCAGCGGGTCGAGGGCAAGACCTTCCGCTGGAAGGGCTTCTACGACGAGGACCTCAACACGGCCCACACCCTCATGACGGACCTCAACGTCTTCGCCGACTTCCAGCCCAAGCTCCCCCAGAACTACGCGCAGAGCGAGTACCTCTTTTTGGGCAACATCGACCCCGAGCTCCAGAGCCTGGTGCTCGACCAGATGGAGCGCCCCAAGCTCGTGGTGTGCGACACCATGAACTTCTGGATCACAAGCAAGCGCGCGGCGCTGGTCGAGACCCTCAAGCGGGTCGACATCGCCCTGCTCAACGAGGGCGAGGCTCGCCAGCTCTGCGAGACCAACAACCTCCTCAAGGCTGCCAAGCGCGTCCTCGAGCTCGGCCCCAAGGCCGTCATCATCAAGAAGGGCGAGGATGGCGCCATGCTCGTCCAGGACAACGGCCACATCTTCATCTCGCCCACCTACCCCATCGAGGAGGTCTCGGACCCCACCGGCGCCGGCGACAGCTTCGCGGGCGGCTTCCTCGGGTACCTGGCCTACACCGACGACCTCTCGAACGAGAACCTGCGCCGCGCCATCATCCTGGGCAGCGTCATGGCGTCGTACAACGTCGAGGAGTTCAGCTGCGACAGGCTGCGCTCCGTGACCCACGAGGAGATCCTCAAGCGCTACAACGTCCTGCGCAAGATGAGCGGCTTCGAGAAGCTGGGCGACACCTTCGTCCCGACCGTGGTCGCGTAG
- a CDS encoding YjbH domain-containing protein, which produces MCLGLLAAGGPVDAASLNLGGGTGLIKTPTALTLEEGEFALGFSWIGGPRGYLYQPKTNRHYFAALALLPGLEMTLDQLQVVGWYPGDAPGVAYGFHRMWNVKYQLPLPASWPRVAVGAQDPLGANFLARGSIGKTDYGLNTFYGVATQPLGPVSLHLGYGDSPRFIKGVFGGADWEVGGGLNLRIEHDSQEWNAGVSWRPVGWLTLQAAKLWPDDWAYSGVLSWSL; this is translated from the coding sequence ATGTGTCTGGGACTGCTCGCCGCGGGCGGGCCCGTCGACGCGGCGTCGCTCAACCTGGGCGGGGGGACCGGCCTCATCAAGACGCCGACGGCCCTGACCCTCGAGGAGGGCGAGTTCGCGCTCGGCTTCAGCTGGATCGGAGGGCCACGGGGCTACCTCTACCAGCCCAAGACCAACCGGCATTACTTCGCCGCCTTGGCCCTGCTGCCGGGCCTCGAGATGACGCTCGACCAGCTCCAGGTGGTGGGCTGGTACCCGGGGGATGCGCCGGGGGTGGCCTACGGCTTTCACCGGATGTGGAACGTGAAGTACCAACTGCCGCTGCCCGCGAGCTGGCCTCGGGTGGCCGTGGGCGCCCAGGATCCCCTCGGGGCCAACTTCCTGGCCCGGGGTAGCATCGGCAAGACCGACTACGGCCTGAATACCTTCTACGGGGTCGCCACCCAGCCGCTCGGGCCCGTGTCCCTGCACCTGGGCTACGGGGACAGCCCGCGCTTCATCAAGGGCGTGTTCGGCGGGGCCGACTGGGAGGTCGGTGGCGGCCTCAACCTCAGGATCGAGCACGACAGCCAAGAATGGAACGCCGGGGTGAGCTGGCGCCCGGTCGGATGGCTCACCCTGCAGGCCGCGAAGCTGTGGCCTGACGACTGGGCGTACTCCGGAGTCCTCTCCTGGTCGCTCTGA